Proteins encoded together in one Triticum dicoccoides isolate Atlit2015 ecotype Zavitan chromosome 7B, WEW_v2.0, whole genome shotgun sequence window:
- the LOC119337131 gene encoding AUGMIN subunit 2-like produces the protein MAAAQKPAKRLGGMAEAVAIAGDLGFPAPPAQEDQNTDKSDDLVRVLRELTVVQRNIANLQVELQGRKDDKNIAHLTHVSEMEKKCESLARITAILKDVIQNKDRIIARLQQPYSLDCIPVEAEYQKQFSELLLKAASDYGALTASVGDFQWSQNFRESPAVWGEMLRPIPAALASCTRFFEAMSAMRESFSTLQTLRVGPSSLSMTPGGSSDDSKFLTPPQWREGSILNSWKQVDDVNPESGGLDSVNQRRLSWPSSINRDL, from the exons atggcggcggcgcagaagccggcgaagcGGCTCGGTGGCATGGCAGAGGCGGTCGCCATCGCCGGGGACCTCGGCTTCCCGGCCCCTCCCGCGCAG GAAGATCAGAACAccgacaaaagtgatgacctggtGAGGGTATTACGGGAGCTGACAGTCGTGCAGCGGAACATTGCCAATTTGCAAGTCGAGCTACAAGGCAGAAAG GATGATAAAAACATTGCTCATTTGACTCATGTTAGTGAAATGGAAAAGAAGTGTGAATCTTTGGCCAGAATTACTGCTATTTTGAAAGATGTTATTCAAAACAAG GACCGCATTATTGCCCGTCTGCAGCAACCTTACTCGCTTGATTGCATTCCCGTTGAAGCTGAATACCAG AAACAATTCTCGGAGCTACTTCTGAAAGCGGCAAGTGACTATGGGGCATTGACAGCATCAGTTGGAGATTTCcagtggagtcaaaacttcagagagtcgCCTGCTGTATGGGGT GAAATGCTACGACCGATACCTGCTGCGCTCGCATCCTGCACCCGGTTCTTCGAGGCCATGTCTGCGATGAGGGAATCCTTTTCTACTCTCCAAACACTACGTGTTGGTCCTTCTTCTCTGTCAATGACCCCAGGTGGCTCCAGTGATGATTCAAAGTTCTTGACGCCACCTCAGTGGAGAGAGGGTTCAATACTCAATAGCTGGAAGCAAGTGGACGACGTAAACCCTGAAAGTGGTGGACTCGACAGTGTAAACCAGAGGAGGCTGTCATGGCCATCCTCCATTAACAGGGACCTGTAG